The Zingiber officinale cultivar Zhangliang chromosome 9A, Zo_v1.1, whole genome shotgun sequence genome window below encodes:
- the LOC122021238 gene encoding phosphatidylinositol 4-kinase gamma 5-like has translation MPPNLDSPVRTQMAVAVLNRPGGDFCGSRTCEAKPVGRRRVFVQTETGCVHVLHLDRQDNAHTVKRKLQIALNVPTEESSLTFGDLELKNDLSVVRGDSPLLLTRSSMHRSCSTPCLSPTMKDLEQRDLGGPIEILGCSTQCARMKQLVKDAMKAIKNGIEPVPVHNGLGGAYYIRNKKGDKIAIVKPTDEEPYAPNNPKGFVGKALGQPGLKRSVRVGETGFREVAAYLLDYGNFANVPPTLLVKITHSAFHVNNEMNNTNWNGGRKQQVISKIASFQQFIPHDFDASDHGTSSFPVAAIHRIGILDIRIFNTDRHAGNLLVRKIENGVGRFGGIMELIPIDHGLCLPEGLEDPYFEWIHWPQASVPFSEDELEYIANLNPIKDSDMLRRELPMIREACLRVLVLCTIFLKEAATFGLCLSEIGAMMSREFSGMEEEPSELELICLEARKFVGEREVFSQASDLEEEDAFQFHMEYNEEDQHMMYNPMQSFGCGLGGGCSRNPLSMLEESIEEEEEGDEENKKNTATESNGVSREQDMFRYATNLSTSLKFISLTEKAQRNWVGTYNENAKAINRVGTNGPFQGRNSRSAEEKLPPSTSFVKLSDMDEEQWGVFLEHFQELLPNAFQSRRSLFSGQKLKQRLGTSCQF, from the coding sequence ATGCCTCCTAACTTGGACAGCCCTGTTCGGACCCAGATGGCAGTTGCAGTGTTGAATCGGCCCGGTGGTGATTTCTGCGGCAGCAGAACTTGTGAGGCAAAACCGGTAGGAAGGAGACGAGTCTTTGTCCAGACTGAGACTGGCTGTGTGCATGTGCTCCATTTAGACCGTCAAGATAATGCGCACACTGTGAAAAGAAAACTGCAGATTGCTCTCAATGTTCCTACTGAGGAGAGCTCCCTAACGTTTGGTGATCTCGAGTTAAAGAATGATCTGAGTGTTGTCCGTGGTGATTCTCCGTTGCTTCTCACTCGCAGTTCCATGCACAGAAGTTGCTCCACTCCATGCTTGTCCCCGACCATGAAAGATCTTGAACAAAGGGACTTAGGTGGGCCGATCGAGATATTGGGTTGCTCAACTCAGTGTGCTCGGATGAAACAGCTTGTTAAGGATGCTATGAAGGCTATAAAAAATGGTATCGAACCTGTACCTGTTCACAATGGGCTTGGAGGTGCCTACTACATCAGGAATAAGAAGGGTGACAAAATTGCAATTGTGAAGCCTACAGATGAGGAGCCATATGCACCTAACAACCCAAAAGGTTTTGTTGGAAAAGCCCTTGGTCAGCCGGGCCTGAAAAGATCGGTACGAGTTGGTGAGACGGGCTTCAGAGAGGTTGCTGCTTACCTTCTGGACTATGGAAATTTCGCAAATGTTCCTCCAACGTTGCTGGTAAAGATCACCCACTCCGCGTTCCATGTCAACAATGAGATGAATAACACTAACTGGAATGGTGGCAGGAAGCAACAGGTTATAAGCAAGATTGCTTCATTCCAGCAGTTCATTCCACATGATTTTGATGCTAGCGACCATGGAACATCGAGTTTTCCTGTGGCAGCAATACACAGAATTGGGATACTAGACATACGGATTTTCAACACTGATAGGCATGCTGGAAATTTGCTGGTAAGAAAAATTGAGAATGGGGTTGGGAGATTCGGAGGAATAATGGAACTGATTCCCATAGATCATGGTCTCTGCTTGCCGGAGGGCTTGGAGGATCCTTATTTTGAGTGGATTCATTGGCCACAAGCATCGGTGCCATTTTCTGAGGATGAGTTAGAATATATAGCCAATCTTAATCCAATTAAAGATTCCGACATGCTTCGGAGGGAGCTGCCGATGATTCGGGAAGCCTGTCTGCGAGTTTTGGTCCTGTGCACAATTTTTCTCAAGGAAGCAGCAACTTTCGGGCTTTGCCTATCAGAGATTGGCGCGATGATGAGTCGAGAATTTAGTGGAATGGAAGAAGAACCTAGTGAGTTGGAGCTCATCTGCCTGGAAGCCAGGAAGTTTGTGGGAGAAAGAGAAGTATTTTCGCAGGCCTCTGATCTTGAAGAGGAAGATGCTTTCCAGTTTCACATGGAATACAACGAGGAAGATCAGCATATGATGTACAACCCAATGCAATCCTTCGGTTGTGGACTCGGTGGAGGTTGTTCCAGAAACCCTCTGTCAATGTTAGAGGAAAGcatagaggaggaggaggagggtgaCGAGGAGAATAAAAAGAACACAGCAACAGAAAGCAATGGTGTCTCACGAGAGCAGGATATGTTCCGATATGCCACCAACCTTTCCACATCACTGAAATTCATCAGCCTCACTGAAAAAGCACAAAGAAACTGGGTTGGAACATACAATGAAAATGCGAAGGCAATCAATAGGGTTGGCACCAATGGCCCATTTCAAGGTCGAAACAGCAGGAGCGCCGAAGAAAAGCTGCCTCCGAGTACCAGTTTCGTGAAGCTGTCTGACATGGATGAAGAACAATGGGGGGTATTTCTCGAGCATTTCCAGGAGTTATTGCCGAATGCTTTCCAGAGTCGCAGAAGCTTGTTCTCGGGCCAAAAACTGAAGCAAAGGCTGGGCACTTCTTGCCAGTTTTGA
- the LOC122021237 gene encoding putative pentatricopeptide repeat-containing protein At1g68930, which produces MTSRLSNHYSSLLKLCSQARDLKKLHCFILKTLDLAGDTFLSNNLITSYSNRSLLVYARNLFDQILHPNPFSWNGLLSAYSKAGHIPQMEQVFSSMPSRDLVSWNALVSGYIGRGCCERAFNAYRALLLEGRVAANRITFSSLLIIASKCSDFNLGRQVHCHILKFGFASHVFVGSPLVDMYSKAGFVHEAKRVFEDIEEKNVVLYNIMLAGLLRSGMVEDSKKLFDEMEEKDSISWTTMVTGLTQNGLEQQAVDLSRAMRAEGVCMDQFTFGSILTACGGLSALELGKQTHAFIIRTRYDENVFAGSALVDMYSKCRHIKSAELVFQRMKTKNVVSWTSMLVGYGQNGCSEEAVRTYCEMQKQGIEPDDFTLGSVISSCANLASLEEGAQLHCKANISGLISFITVSNAIVTLYGKCGIIEDSHKLFNEMRSRDSVSWTALVSGYAQFGKANETMDLFERMLNEGVMPDGITFIGVLSACSRAGLVEKGYRYYNSMIHDHHIVPTADHYTCMIDLLSRSGRLKEAEDFINQMPCHPDAIAWATLLSSCRFRNELEIGKWAAENLLELEPQNPASYVLLSSLHAARGNWDEVAHLRKGMRDKNVRKEPGCSWIKYKNKVHIFSADDQSHPYSERIYAELEKLSSKMIAEGYKPDVSSVLHDVTESAKIHLLSHHSEKLAIAFGLIFIPPELPIRVVKNLRVCMDCHNATKFISKISNREILVRDSIRFHKFSGGACSCGDFW; this is translated from the coding sequence ATGACTTCTCGTCTTTCAAATCACTACTCTTCCCTCCTCAAGCTCTGCTCTCAAGCTCGCGACCTTAAGAAGTTGCACTGCTTCATCCTTAAAACCCTCGACCTCGCCGGCGACACCTTCCTTTCTAACAACCTCATCACCTCCTACTCCAACCGCAGCCTCCTCGTCTATGCCCGCAACTTGTTCGACCAAATTCTCCACCCAAACCCCTTCTCGTGGAACGGGCTCCTCTCCGCCTACTCCAAGGCCGGTCACATCCCACAGATGGAGCAAGTGTTTTCCTCGATGCCCTCGAGGGATTTAGTGTCGTGGAATGCCCTTGTATCGGGCTACATCGGCCGGGGTTGCTGCGAAAGAGCTTTCAATGCGTATCGAGCATTGTTGCTGGAAGGCCGCGTTGCGGCCAACCGTATCACGTTCTCTAGCTTGCTTATAATCGCGTCAAAGTGCTCAGATTTCAATTTAGGTCGGCAAGTCCATTGCCATATCCTCAAATTCGGGTTTGCGTCGCATGTGTTTGTGGGAAGTCCGCTTGTTGACATGTACTCAAAGGCTGGTTTTGTGCATGAAGCAAAGAGAGTTTTTGAAGACATTGAGGAGAAAAATGTTGTTTTGTACAACATTATGTTGGCAGGGCTACTCAGAAGTGGTATGGTTGAGGATTCGAAGAAATTGTTCGATGAGATGGAAGAAAAGGACTCAATTTCGTGGACGACAATGGTCACTGGGCTTACGCAGAATGGATTGGAACAACAAGCTGTTGATTTATCCAGGGCCATGAGGGCAGAAGGTGTTTGTATGGATCAGTTTACTTTTGGCAGCATTTTGACTGCTTGTGGAGGCCTCTCTGCTTTAGAATTGGGGAAACAGACCCATGCCTTCATCATTCGGACTCGCTATGATGAAAATGTATTTGCAGGGAGTGCATTGGTCGACATGTATTCAAAATGCAGGCATATCAAGTCTGCAGAATTGGTTTTTCAAAGAATGAAGACAAAGAACGTTGTTTCATGGACATCAATGCTTGTGGGTTATGGTCAGAATGGATGCAGTGAAGAGGCTGTCAGAACTTATTGTGAAATGCAGAAACAAGGCATTGAACCAGATGATTTCACGCTTGGGAGCGTGATAAGCTCATGCGCCAATCTAGCAAGCTTGGAAGAGGGTGCGCAGCTTCATTGCAAGGCAAACATCTCAGGATTGATTTCATTCATCACTGTTTCTAATGCCATAGTTACATTGTATGGTAAGTGTGGGATCATTGAAGACTCACACAAGTTGTTTAACGAAATGCGGAGTAGAGACTCAGTCTCTTGGACAGCTCTGGTTTCAGGTTATGCACAGTTTGGGAAGGCTAATGAAACAATGGACTTGTTTGAACGCATGTTGAATGAAGGTGTGATGCCTGATGGTATCACATTTATTGGTGTCCTTTCTGCTTGCAGTCGAGCAGGGCTGGTGGAGAAAGGATATAGGTATTACAATTCGATGATACACGACCACCACATTGTGCCAACAGCTGATCATTATACATGTATGATAGATCTATTGAGCAGATCAGGAAGGTTAAAGGAGGCTGAAGATTTCATAAATCAGATGCCTTGTCACCCGGATGCAATCGCATGGGCAACCCTATTAAGCTCGTGCAGATTCCGCAATGAGTTGGAGATAGGCAAATGGGCAGCTGAGAACTTGTTAGAGCTCGAACCGCAAAACCCTGCAAGCTATGTGCTGCTTTCGAGTTTACATGCTGCAAGAGGTAATTGGGATGAGGTAGCACATTTGCGAAAGGGAATGCGAGATAAAAATGTGAGAAAGGAGCCTGGTTGTAGTTGGATTAAGTACAAGAACAAAGTTCATATCTTTTCCGCCGACGATCAGTCTCATCCGTACTCCGAGAGGATATATGCTGAACTAGAGAAGCTCAGCAGCAAGATGATTGCAGAAGGATACAAGCCTGACGTGAGTTCTGTTTTGCATGATGTGACTGAATCAGCGAAGATTCATTTGCTCAGCCACCACAGTGAGAAGCTTGCCATTGCTTTTGGTTTGATTTTTATACCGCCTGAACTGCCGATAAGAGTAGTTAAGAACCTCCGAGTTTGCATGGATTGTCACAATGCAACCAAGTTCATATCCAAAATCTCCAACCGAGAAATTCTCGTAAGGGATTCCATTCGGTTCCATAAGTTCAGTGGAGGAGCTTGTTCATGTGGTGATTTTTGGTGA